In a single window of the Balaenoptera acutorostrata chromosome 3, mBalAcu1.1, whole genome shotgun sequence genome:
- the BATF gene encoding basic leucine zipper transcriptional factor ATF-like, producing MDSISLTLTCNVHPFRSQESEDLEKQNAALRKEIKQLTEELKYFTSVLSSHEPLCSVLAPGAPSPPEVVYSAHAFHQPHVSSPRFQP from the coding sequence CGCTGACATTAACCTGCAACGTCCATCCTTTCCGCTCGCAGGAGAGTGAAGACCTGGAGAAACAGAACGCGGCGCTGCGGAAGGAGATCAAACAGCTCACGGAGGAGCTGAAGTACTTCACATCGGTGCTGAGCAGCCACGAGCCCCTGTGCTCGGTGCTGGCCCCCGGCGCGCCCTCGCCCCCCGAGGTGGTGTACAGCGCCCACGCCTTCCACCAGCCTCACGTCAGCTCCCCGCGCTTCCAGCCCTGA